From the Thermodesulfobacteriota bacterium genome, the window GCTGGTGAGCACTATCGGCACGCGCGCCCCGAGCACGACGCCCGCGCTCTCGGCCCTCGCCATGTACGTGAGCTGCTTTGCGAGCATGTTCCCGGCTTCGAGGTCGGGGACTATCATTATGTCTGCGTCCCCCGCGACCTCCGATTTTATCCCCTTTATGTCCGCGGCCTGCCTGCTTATCGCGTTGTCGAAGGCGAGCGGCCCGTCGAGAATGCCGCCCTCTATTTGCCCCCTGTCCGCCATCTTGCAAAGCGCGGCAGCGTCTACGGTCGACTGTATCTTCGACGTCACCGTCTCGACCGCCGAGAGTATGGCGACCTTCGGCTCGGGCACTCCCATCATCTGCGCGAGCTCTATCGCGTTCCGGCAGATGTCGGCCTTCTCGTCGAGGTCGGGATAGATGTTTATCGCCGCGTCCGAGATTATAAGCGTCTTCGGGTATGTCGGGACGTCCATGACGAAGGCGTGGCTTATGCGCCTCTCCGTCCTGAGCCCGGTGTCCGACTTCACCACTTCCGCGATAAGTTCGTCCGTGTGAAGGCTTCCCTTCATGAGCGCCTCGCACTCCCCCTCCCTCACGAGCCTCATCGCCTCGGCCGCCGAGGCGTGGCTGTGCGGCGCGTCGACGACCCTTAGACCCGATATGTCCAGCCCGTGCTCCTTGGCGATCTTGATTATCCTTTCCACCGGCCCCACGAGGACGGGGACGATCAGGTCCTCCTTCCAGGCCTCTACGGCCGCCGTCAGCGACGACTCGTCGCAGGGGTGCGCGACGGCCGTAAGCGGCGACTCGAGCACGCTGCACTTCTGGACGAAATTCTCGTACTTGTTGAACGTCTTGACTATTATCTCCGGCCCTTCCGTCCGCTCGACGGATATCTTCTCGCGCGGCGCGATAACGGCCGCCGTCCCCGTCATCACGGTCTCGCCCTCGCCGTTCACGCACACGCAGTCGAAATCGACCTTCCCCGTCTCGTCCTCCTTCGAGGCCACCTTCATCGTGAGCGTAATCGTATCCCCCGACGCTATGCGCTTTATGAAATCGAGGCTCTGCGAAACGTACTGCGTCCCCGGGCCGGGGAGCTCCGAGCCCAAAAGGGCTGACGCCAGGAGCCCGCACCACATGCTCGGCGCTATTAGCTTCCCGGAGTTATGCTTCCCCGCAAAGCCCTCGTCCAGGTAGCAGGGGTCCATGTCGCCCGAAAGAGCGGCGAACTTCTCGACGTCGTCCCTGCCGAGCGTCTTCGTTATGCTCGCCGTATCGCCTATTTTTATCTCGTCGAAAGTCTTGTTGGTGATCGTGCCTTCCGTCATCTATGGCCGCTCCTGTAAATAAATTATATCCCCCGCCGCCCTTATAAGTATTCAGGATATGTGTGAAATGGAAGTTAAGACGAAAATTCTACCTGTCCCGCGCGGGCGGGAGGACGGTAAGAACCCTCCCGGCGTAAAGACTCGCGTAGTGTGAAAACCACGATCCGGGCGGGTACCTGAACAGAACGTCGCTCTTCGCGAGGAGGAACATCTCCACCGCGCTCGCCTCCGCCGTCTCGGCGGGCAGCTCGTCGTGGAGCTCGCCGCCGAAGTCGCTCCCGAAGGGCTTTGGATACGTAACGACGCCCCCTATAGAGTGCGTCAGGAGCTCCTCGATGGGCCGGGAATCCGTCGAAAGGAATACGACCCCCTCCCCGCCGCCCGCCATCCCCCGCGCTTTATTTATCCCGTCTATGCACGCCTTGATCCCGGGCGCCCACTCGCTCCAGTAGGGCGTGTGGGCCGACCGGGGGAGGTGCGGGCCGTAATATCTCACGTGAGCCCCCGTAACCTTCCTCCCGGCGAAATTCTTCTCTGCGAAATCGTCGGCGATCCCGGCGAGACGGGGCGCGAGACGAATGGCGTCGAAAAAGGGCTTCAGCTCGTCCCCGGGCCCGTAGCAGCCCTGCGTGACGAGCACGCGCGATTTCACGCCCGAGAGGTCCTTCACTATAGCGTCTATCTCGGCCTCCCTCCTCTCGCTTTCCCGCTTGAGCGCCGTGCCGTCCCCGTCCATTCCGAGCGCCGAGAGCATGCGCGCCCTGAAGAGCCGGGCGTCGGGACGGGGCGAGATGGCGAACATCGCCCTCAGCAAAAGCCTCGAAAGAGCGTCCACGCGGTCGGGGACTATAACCCTGACCCCGCCGATGTTCTCGGGGACCGCGAAGAATCTCGGAAAGGCGTTCTCTCCGGGGTCGCCGAGATAACGCGAATCAGTCCATAGTATGACGAGGCTCCTCCCCGCCGCACGGGCGTAACGCCAGGCGTTCGCCGCGGCGAGGAGATTGTCGCCGAACCCCGAGTTCCTCCGGGAGATGATAAAGCGTCCTCTAGTCAACAAATTGAAAAAGAACATCGCCTCTATTTCCCGAGGGGGAGTAAGATTAATCCATCTCTATTTTTCTTAAAATTCCGGTTTTTGATATAGTCACGATAAATGGAGGCTGCATTGCACTTACAAACTTACCGATGGCAGGTATGGATTTCGATAAAATCTCGCCCATTTCTTCGGCCGTTATGTTGCCGCTGGTGAGTGTAAACATACGGACTTTATGCCTACGAACCATCTCGAATTCAGGTTTTCTGTATCTGATCTTTTTATCTTTGGTAATAACTATCCAGCTGTTCTCACCGGCATGTCTCAGCCATTCTTCATCAGCCGCATCCGGAGGGAAATGATCATCAAGACAATGCACTACAATCTCAATGCCTTCATACTTGTCCTGACTGCTAAGTAAGATATTCGCTACTTTATGCTTGCCCAAGGCCCGGTCGAGGAAGAAAACTAGCTGCTCAGGCGGCCTCTTTCCATATCCGGTATCTGAGCGCTTCCTCGATTTCTTCCTGGCTGCATTCATAATCATTTGTTAACTCATCGATCGATTCGCCTGCTCCGTACCGCTCGATGACGATTTCTATGGGGATACCTTTTCGAGCCAGCATCGGCCTGCCGAAAGAAATTCTGGGATCGATCGAGATGAACCTCGGCTCGTCGGGTTCCCCCCTTCCCGAAAATGGGTAAAGCTTTATAGGAAGACCGTGAATGTCGCGCTCGATCCTTTTCAAGTATTGTTTGATCACGTCGGCTAGGATAATCTGGCCTTCCTGGTTATATACCACGGCCGCCTCGCGCAAAAATAAATCTATTCCGTCGGTTTCGAACTCCTTGTCGGCCAGAGGATGACTGGAACCAAATTGCGAGGAAATGAAATTCAGACCTTTCCTGACTTTCGCCATGGATATTTCATGCTTCCTGCGAATCGAAGCGAGCACATAAGCCTCTATCAGATTTATAAAAGATAAAGAAAGCGGGCGCTCCTGTGCGGGGATAATAAGCGGAGCGAAGTCGCGCTGTCTGCCTATCCACGCCCGAAGTGTAGACACCGGGATCCTCAAATAAGAAGCCGCTTCGGGAACACTGTAGGACGGCATATATCTAATATCTGTCATAGTGTTCTGACTAGTGTTCAAGGTGTCTCTTTCCTCCAGGGCGATAATATCAATATTTATAATACCACCAAGGTATACAAATCAAGCAGTAGCAGATTCGGAATAAAGAAACCTGCCGCGCTGTTTTCACAGGCGGCAGGCTCGCTAAAGGAGGTAATGGGAGAGTACTGTCTTTTCTTCCGGGTTAAAAATACGCCTGGAGCTGGGCCCGGAATATGTTCTCGTCAATGTCCGGAGCGCCCTCCGTAAACGTATTTCTTATGAACGAATAATCGGCCTGGATCTTCCACCTGTGGTCCCTCGACAGGTAGTAGTTGAGGCCCGGGGTTACGGCCCAGCTCGTATTCGAGACGCTTACCCCGGGCGGCACGACGCCCGAGGACGTATCGTAATCTATGTACGAAAACCTTCCCGCGAGCTCGACGGTCTTGGGCAGTAGGAACACGCCGCTCTGAACGTTAAAGCCCTGGTCGTAGGCGGTATCCTGCGAATCGGTATCCGGGGACAGCCACCTGCCGACGTATTCGCCCTCCACGCTGAAGAACGGAACCTTGAAGTTTATGTCGCCCGTCAGTGTCGTGAAGTCCGACTGCGGGAATCCGAGCTCGGCCACCCTCTGGCAAACGAGCCCGTTCGGCGTTTTCCTGTCGCAATTGAGCCCGGGCAGCGTCGATGCCGCCGCGCCGATTACGAACGTCGGGCTCCTGGCGAAGTTCGGCACGGCCTCGTATGCCCTCGCCGTGGCGAACTGGCCGTTGGGGTTGAACTTGGCGTCGTCCCCGCCGATTCCGAGCTGAATCCTCCCCGCGTAAAGGAGGTTCGAATCGACGCTCGTGCCGTTAAGCCCGTCGCCGTTGAATACGCCCAGCGCGTACGAGAAGTTGTTGTTCGCCCCGAGCCCGCCCTGGACCGAGAATCCGCGGTCCCTTTCGAGCGTGAACTGCTCGTTCACTATGGACCTCTCGACGAGCTGGAGCGAGGTGGAAGACGTGAGCTCCTCCCTGTAGAACGGGACCTTCCACTGCCCCACCCTCGGCGCGATTTCCTTCCGGTAAGCGAACGTCAAGTAAGCGTCCCTCAGAATCGTGCCGCTCGACGCGTCGAACATGACGTAATAAAGGAACCACGGCCTGAACGCGTTGCCGTCGAACCTGAACTGAAGCCTCCTCACCCGGAAGTTCGTCGACGTAAGCTCCTCGTCCGTATCGTTGACCGATAGCTGCGCCTGAGCGTTTATCCTGAACCTCAGCTTGTAGTTTCCGTCGTCGCTCTCGAATATAAGGCCCTTGTCGTACTTGGCGAGAAACTTGTTATACCACGCTTCGTCGTCCTTCTTTTGCGACTCGGCGACTTCGGACACCTTCTCCCGGTCCGCCGCCCTTTCGGCCTGTAGCTGCTCTATCTGCTGCTTGAGCGCATCTATCTGCTGCTGGTTTTGCTGCTGCAGTATCTCTATCTGCTGCTTTAGGTCCTCGATCTGCTGCTTCGTCGACTGGGCGCTCGAGCTCGCCGGCGACGCCAGCACCAGCAGCAAGGCGAGCGCCCCGACGTACCTGTTAAACCTGTTTATCATCTAACTATCCTCCTCTCTGTCTTTTTGTATCGACCCGCACTAACGCCCCCTGAATCGGGGCTCCCCTTCCGAGATCCCCTGCCCGGGCTGCGCGTACTTCGTGTATCTTACGCCCGAGCTTCGGGTCCGCTCCAATATGGGCACGCCGAGCGCCCTCGAAAGCCCGCGCCTGAGCGGCTCCAGCTTCTCGCTGAAAGACCTCAGCCCCTTGACGTACTCGGCCGGATTCTCCTGCCAGAGAAGAAACGCGGCGAAGACCCGCTTGAGCCTGTCTTTCACTTCAGCCGACTCGAACGTCCAGTGAAAATCGCCCTCGACCGGGTAAAACGTCTGGAAGAAGAGGAGCTGCTTGATTATGCTCCTGTGGTCCCCCGCGTAATACACGTCGAAAAGCCCCGTTCTCACCCAGCTGTAACCGCTGCCGAAGCTCTCTGCAAAACTATCCTCGAGCCCGAGCCTCGCGCCTGCATACCCCGCGAGGTTCACATAAACGTAAGCCGCCTCCGGAGTAAAATAACCTTTTTCCGGAAATTCCGCGCCGAACCTGTTGAGACTGCCGACGAGATAAATACCGTTATAGCCCCTCGCCGGCCTGAAGCCAAGCTCGGGCTCGAGTTCGAGATCCCCTACGTCCCCGATCTCCGATAATGACGTCCTTATTTTCTCCCATTCCTCGAGCGTTATCCTGATCGTATCTTCGGATTTCATCTTGCTTTCTCCTGTAAAATCCCTGTTTTTGTGCAAAGCTCCGCCGTTAGAGCCTTTTTTCATCCGAAAACCGGCTCGATCCCGCGCGGAGAACCCCCGCGCCCTGTCCCCGGACAACGGCCTGTTTCAGGCCCCCGCCGGATCTCCCCTATGTCCGGTAAATACTATCCCCCGGCGGGTCTACAATAGTACGTAGCCCTGTTCCTTATGAAGTGCTTCCCACGGCCCGCCCCGGCGGCTCCGTTAAAGCCCCTCTCGATCACGTTTTCCATCGCCGTTTCTCCGGTCGGTCTGTATCGCATCGAATCCCGCTTCCCACTTCTCTTAAATACCGCTCTTTATTCGCATACAGCTCCGCCGCCGGGCGCCCGTTCCGCCAGGAAGGCGCGCAATCCCTGCGGAGTCCATCCGCAGCTCCCCCGTAAAGGGCTCGACTCCGCCCCGGCCAAAAGGGGAAATCCGTTTGTAATCAGAAAACCCGGCTAACAGCCCGGCATGGTACGACAATAGTAAGTGCCGCGCAGCCTGAGACCGTACCCGAAAAGCCTTGTCGAAACGATGTAAGCCGGCCTACGCATTCAAGAGCCCCCATCTTTCCCTGACGCGGTTCTCCAGTTTCGTGAATACGAGCCTGTCCACCGTGATGCCGATCACTATGATGATTATCATGACGGCGATAATCTGGCTTATGTCGTTGAGCTCGCGCCCCATGGTAAGCAGGCGTCCGAGCCCTATGCTCACGTACAAGAGCTCCCCGGCCATGAGAGCGCGCCACGCGAACGACCATCCCTGCTTGAGCCCGCTTATTATAGACGGCAGCGCCGCCGGGATGATAACCTTCATGTAAAGGTCGATCCCGTGCGCGCCCATGGTGCGCGCAGCCCTGAGGTATATGGGCGGCACGTTCTTGACGCCCGCATCGACGCCTATAGTCACGGCGAAGAGCGAGCCGAGGACGACGACGAGTATGATCGCGCTCTCGCTGAGCCCGAACCAGAGCAGTGCAATCGGCAGCCAGCATATGCTCGGCAGCGCCTGAAAGCCGAGCACTATGGTGCCGACCGTCTCGTCCAGGACCTTGACCCTCCCGATGGCGAGGCCGATAAGAAGCCCGCCTGCCACCGATATGAAATAACCGATGAGCACCCTCTTCATGCTCGCGAGTATGCCGATGGTAAAGCTGTTGTCCTGGAAGCCGGCGAGGAGCGAATCGAAAACACCCGACGGTGACGGAAAGAGATACGGCGGCCAAATCTTGAGGGCCGCGACCCCCTGCCATATCCCTATAAGAAGAAGATAAAATACGGTAAGGAGAATAATCTTGCGCTTCATCAGACGGCGGCCTCCTGTACTTCATCGACAGCTTCGCCGTTCTCCCTTATCTCGTCCGTTATCCACTTCGTATAAAGAAACACCTCGGGATGACCCGGCTGCCTGGGTCTTTCGATATCTATCTCGTGCTCCGATTTAATCCTGCCGGGGTTCTTCGCGAATACCAGCACCCTGTCGCCGAGTATGACGGCCTCCTCGACGTTATGCGTGACGAATATAATCGTCTTCCGCGACTCGACCCATATCCTCTGGAGCTCGTCCTGGAGCGACTCCCTCGTCTGTATGTCGAGCGCGGCGAACGGCTCGTCCATGAGGAGTATCGCGGGCTCCATAACGAGCGCCCGTGCGAGGGCTACCCTCTGCTTCATGCCCCCCGAAAGCTGGTGAACGTATGAGCCGTGGAAGTTCTCGGCAAGCCCGACGAGCTTCAGGTAATCCTGGGCCATTTCCTTTCGTATCTTGGGCGCGACCCTCCTCAGCTTGAGCCCGAACTCAACGTTCTCCCTCACTGTAAGCCACGGGAAAAGCGCCCCTTCCTGAAAGACCACGACCCTGTCCGACCCCGGCCCTTCGACCCGCTTCCCGTTGGCGAATATCTGCCCGCTCGTCGGCTTGTCGAGCCCGGCGATAAGATTAAGCAGCGTCGACTTTCCGCATCCCGACGAGCCGACTACGGTCACGAACTCCCCGTCCCGGATAGTCAGGTCGATGTCGTTGAGGACCGATACCTTGCCGTCCCCGGAGTTGAAGGTCTTGGAAACGTTTTCGACCTTGAGCCTGGCATCCCTGTCCTCGACCTTCTGGATGAAAATATTCCAGACGCCTTCCTGCTCTACGGTGCGGAAAGGATAGCCCCTTCTCTCGCAAAATCGCGGCGCGTTTTCGAGCGCCGTGGGCTCGTGGTCCGACACCGCCAGCAAGACGTCGTTCTCTCGGAGATCCCTCAGCGTATCCCTTATCACGTTAAGCGGATGCGGGCATATCGCCTGCCTGAGATCGATAACCTTCTCCGGCTTAAGCGAGTCCAGCTTTTTCGGGGGATTCACGGTTTTCATAATCGGTCCTCTGCTATCTTTGCTGCGCATATATTATACTCAGTTCACAGCGGTTTTTGGGGAGCCGACCGTAATCTCCTCGAGCCCCCTCTCCTTTAAAATGCCGTTCAGAATCGTAAGATCGTAGATATCCGCAAGGTCGGGTTTCTTCCTACCGAGGAACCCCAGATCGTACGCATCCGCCGCAACCTCGTACAAAGAGCTCGTAACGGGGTCGTACGTAAACTCGATCCTCGGGAATCCGGCGTTGAGAATGTCATCGGGGAGCGCCTTTCCAGTCTCCCTCTTTATCTCCTCGTTCAAAACCTTCTTCGCCTCTTCGGGATTCTCGTTAATCCAGTTCGTTATGTCGAGGTTCGTTTCGAGCCAGGTCTTTACGAGGTCCGGATGCTTCTTCAGAAACTCCGTGCTCACCATAATATGGGTCGTCACGTACTCCCCGTTCGGCCAAAGGTCCTTCTCGTCGACGAATATTTCGCCCCCGCCCTCGACTATAAGTCTCGATACCCACGGCTCCACGGTCCAGGCCCCGTCGAGGTCCTTCTTGATGAAGAGAGTAAGCTGGTCGGGATTCGCGAGCGGCGCAAGATCGACTGTCCCGCCCTTCTGTTTTAATTTATAGCCTTTTTCCGCCAGCCACGTCCTGAGCGCGACGTCCTGCGTGCCGCCTATTGCGGGGGTCGCCAGCTTCTTGCCGTCGAGGTCCTTGTCCGTCTTGATGCCCGAGTCCTTCCTGACGACGAAAGCCGCGCCTCCGCTGGCCGCACCCGATACTACGCGGAGCGCCTCTCCGTACGATTTGACATATCCGTTTATGGCGGGATTCGGGCCGATGTAGGCTATGTCCAGCTCCCCCGCGAACAGTGCCTCCACGGCCGTGGGCCCCGCGGTGAATATCTTCCAGTCTACATCGGCATCGTCCCCGTAGGCCTTCTCGAAATCCCCTCTGGCCTGCCCTATAACGCCCTGCGCGTGCGTAACGTTGGGGAAATGCCCGGCTCTAATTGTTACCTTCTTACCCTCGGCGCCGTAGCCCGGAACGGCGCCCGCGATGCCTGAAACCAGCACCGCAATCAATAACAACTTCAGATTCATTAAATAATCCTCCCTATTTGGGTTGCTATAAAAGTGGCAAGCCGCGTGCCACCATAAAATATCCTTTATTCGAGGTCGGTTAACCGCACAAAATCGTGTCCTGCACGGCGATCTGTATATATTGTAACCAGAAACACGATAAATTTATGTCCATGTGTTTAAAATTTATACCCCGTTCAGCCCGGGATACGCGGGGAGAGTCAATCCTGTAATACATTTATAACATATTGCGAACCCCTATGCAGCCCCAAAATCCGGCCGAGGCGGACCGTGTCCGCTGACATTCGACGCTCGCAGCGAAGCAATACCCCTCCGGGCCGGCGGGCCACGCCCGCTGGATATCGAAGTGGCAGCGCTTTGCCATTACCACCAGCCGCGCTTCAGGTGGTTTCAGCAACTTCTATGCTACATCGAGAATCCCTTAATATTGCAAGCCGCTCGCGGCGCAGCAATACACTTCCGGGCCGTCAAAATTCGCGTTAAGAAAATCGAGCGGATGAGCGTTAAAAATCCGATGTGGGGCTGTGGGCCGGTGGAGGATTTAGCGAAGAAGCGATGATTTTTAGCAGAATTTTCCCCGGCCCGTGACTTTTGCTACTTTTGGTCAGTCAAAAGTAGAGAATCACTTTTCCATACCTACCAGTCACCACCGTACGTCCCCCACAAGGCCGCCAATTGTGCAGCTTCCACCAGCTTTCGAAGTTGCAGTAGATCCTTTGCCTTTGCCGTTAAAGGGTTCGTAAAGGCAGTGAACTCGAATTTGATTGAAGAGCACCACTATCCCCTCATCCCAATCCACCATATTGCAAGCTGCTCAAAAGCAGCGCAGCAATACCCCTCCGGGCCGTGCGGACTGTGTCCGCAGACAATCGAAGTGGCAGCGCTCTGCCCTTGACACCTGCCGCGCTTCAGGTGATCTCGGCACCTCCCGCGCTATGCCGAAAACGACACTACGTGTCCACGCCTCGCGTGCAGGAATCCGGCGTAGCCGACTTGGAAATTCATAGCAACGCCCGGTCGTCCGTTCTATTTAATCACCAGACTTGCCCCGCCGAAGACATCGAGTGGATGAGCGTTAAAAATCCGACTCCATTATTCTCCCCTCTCCCCTTGGGGAACGAATGCGAGCAAGCGAGCATTCGGACGCCCCCGGCCGACTGCACGAAAGTTTGTCTATTGCAGCTCGAAAGTATCCGAAATCAAAATAGGGATTAAGGGTGAGGGGGTACCTTACAAATTAATCAGAGAAACAGGATTTAGCGAAGGAACGATGATTTTGCACGCCACGCGTGCAGGATTCCGAAGTAGCGAAAGCCTTGCTATCATTTTCTGACGCGCTACAGGTGGTTTCGGCATCATCAGCGCTATGCCGAAAACGACACTACGTGTCCCCGGCCCGGCGGACTGTGTCCGCTGACATTCGAAGTAGCAGCGTCGTTGCCATTATCATCAGACGCGCTTCACGTGGTTTCAGCAACTTCGGTGCTACGCCGAGAAACACACTTGCACCACCCTTACCAGCCAGCTCAGAACTCCCCCTTCATCCACCGGAGACCCTCAGCAGTAAACAATCGAAATAGCAGCATTACGCTATTACCACCAGCCGCACTTCAGGTGACAGCCGAAGGGCATAATTCCGATAAGCCCTCCAAAAGAAATCCGCCGCGGGAAGCGGGGCTTCCCCGGCGGACGAATAGTCCCTCAGTCTCTATTTAATAATTCGTATTACCCCGCCTTCGGAGGCACGTATACCCACAAAAGCTCGGAGCCGTTCTCCGTGCAGTGCACCTCGTACTCCGACGCCGGCGGAAAGCCTATCCACGTCCCCTGGCCGACGGTTTTCGTCTCCCCTTCGCTCAATATCTTGAAGCTCCCCTTCGTAACGAAGTAGGCGACGTGGGTCTCGGAATTCTTCCACTTCTTCAATTCCTCGCCCGAATTGCAGCGGTACCAACCGAACCAGAACGGATACTGCGCGTTCCCGGCAGGAGCGCCGCTAAGCTGGTCGGCAGCCGGCCCGAAGGCGAGCGTCAACATGCCGGTGCTGCCTGGAATCACGTCCCCGCAGCTGAACTGCTTTAAACCGGAATTATCTGTAAAGCCCATCTGTGACACCTCCTGTGGTGGATTTACCTCTTAATCCGTTCTAACACACAGGGTATGGGAGCACAACAAAAAATTGGGGAGGGTCAAAGTTCTTATATCTCCCATGATTTTCAAGCCCGGCTTAAGCCATGCCAATATCCGGTTATTCGGGCAAAACCGCATTAAATTCATTTAAAAAAATCACCGTTATAATATAATCAAGTGCTATAGCACAATTTAAGGGAGGGGGCATGAGTCCTTTCAGATATCTGTTTATAGCTTTAGCTTTGAGTTTTATTATTGCTTTCCCATATAAAGCGTATTCTATGGAGCACATACCTTTCTACGCCACAAATAACAGCGGCGGAGATACGAGTATATGTTGCCATGGTCCGTGGAGACACGCCTGCGATCTGAACTCAAGTGAATCATGTCTTATAAAAGAAGGAGCCGTTGACTATAACTTTTATACGGTAGATGTCACTATATTCTCCCCCTACGGCGCCTGGCTGTGTTGTCTGTCAAACACGGTTTCCGACTGCTCCGGTCCTGTTCAGTCGCCAACGCCGGTCGATTGCATCGGGCAGAATTTTACGCTCGCAAAAGGGGATACCGCGGTATATATTACATTCACCGAGGATTCACTTACCGTGACTCCGGATAATCCCTCCTCCGACGCATCGACCACGCAAGCCCGCGCCTTTGGAGACTCCGACACGTCGACCACGCAGGCAAACCTCGGGGATGACAACACCAGGCCGAGACGGGACCGCGATACGTGGAGTTTCCAGGGCACGGAAGGAGAAAATATAGTAATTACTCTCGAAAATGTCCCCGAGTCGGGGCACAGCGGAGAGCAGGCTACCCTGATTCTTCAAAACAGGGGCTCCACGATAGAAACCAGCACCGCCGAGCTGCCTTTTGAAATCGCGGCGACTTTGCCGTCAACCGGGGAATACGAGCTCGTTGTCAGTCAGAACAATATCCCCGAAGACGTCAGGTTCAGGGGGAAATATTACCTCAGCGTAAAATCCTCCCTCGGGACCGTACGGGACATAAAGCCGTCCGAAGACGTCGAGCAGTAGAAGTCTATGCGACATTTAATCCCTTCCCCCGAGGCGGGGGAAGGTCAGGACTGGGGTCCCACCAAATATCGCGAGCCACGATTCCGAGCGAGCGAGGAATCGGACGTCCTCGGCAGACTGCAAGAAAGTATATCTGGTACTGCTCGGAAGCATCTCAAACCAAAATAGCAGGAACCTATTCAGTTTTCCACCAGCCATCCATTAAGAATCCTTTGCCTTTCCAGTTAAAGTGCTCGTCGAATCTCTAAACCCGCCTCCAATCAATACCCACGCCTGTACCTCATAAAAATGCGCCTCACCTCCCCATCCCCTCCAGCACCCCCCTGCTCTCTTGGGCGAGAACCTCCACCAGCTCCGCCGCCGTGAGCCTCCTCGACATCGGGGCCGCCTGTCCCGCCCATAACGACATAAACCTCGCGTCCCCCTTTGCCTTGGCGGCGGCCCTGATAGGCACGGTGAGGGACTGGTAAACACTAAAATGCGGGACTTCCGCCTCGAGGCTCGCCATATCCTCGAAGAAGCGGTTCCTTATACCGCGCGCGTATTTGCCCGTGTATACCCTCGTGAGGACGGTGCTCGTATCGTCCGATTCATCTATGGCGCGCAGCCACGCCTCCGGAACGGAAGCCTCCGCCGCGCCGAGAAAGGCCGTCCCCATCTGCACGGCCGACGCTCCGAGCGCAAGCGCCGCCACTATCCCCCGGCCGTCCATTATCCCGCCCGACGCGACGACGGGGATATTCACGGCGTCCGCGATCTGCGGCACGAGCGCCATGGTGCCGGTCATCGGCAGGTGCGGCGTATCGGGGAATGTCCCCCTGTGTCCCCCGGCCTCTATACCCTGCGCGACCACGGCCGAGCAGCCGGCCTCTTCGAGCCTCCGGGCCTCGGCGACGGAAGTCGCAGTGCCAATGACGGCGACGCCTCTACTCCGCAGCATCTTTATCTGCGAAGCGTCGGGCATCCCGAACGTGAAGCTGAAAACCGGGACGTCGTTGTCGACAACGACCGCGAGCTGGTCCTCGAATGTATAGCTGTCTTTCGCAGATGATCCCGGCCCGGGGGCGCCGACCTCGGCCGCCATCTCCGACAGCTTTTTTGCCACCCTCGGCGAAGGCGCGGCGGCCGGGGGAGACTCCTCCGGTATGAACAGGTTCACCGAGAAAGGCCTCTCCGCAAGCTCCTTTATTTTCTTGATTCCGGAATCGAGCGCGTCGGGGGTGACGTACCCGCCGGGATACGATCCGAGCCCGCCGGCGTTCGACACGGCTGCCACCAGCTCCGGCGGAACGAGCCCGCCCGCCATGGGGGCCTGGATTATCGGGTGCGTTATACCCAGTCCTTTACAAAATTTCCGCGCGTCTTCCGGCCAGAATCTTTCAGCCATTTCTATCCTCCGTCCAGCGGTACATAAAATTATTGTACCGGACGAAAGCGTTTATGCCCCGGCCTCCGCCAAGGCGCCGTCGAA encodes:
- a CDS encoding bifunctional enoyl-CoA hydratase/phosphate acetyltransferase is translated as MTEGTITNKTFDEIKIGDTASITKTLGRDDVEKFAALSGDMDPCYLDEGFAGKHNSGKLIAPSMWCGLLASALLGSELPGPGTQYVSQSLDFIKRIASGDTITLTMKVASKEDETGKVDFDCVCVNGEGETVMTGTAAVIAPREKISVERTEGPEIIVKTFNKYENFVQKCSVLESPLTAVAHPCDESSLTAAVEAWKEDLIVPVLVGPVERIIKIAKEHGLDISGLRVVDAPHSHASAAEAMRLVREGECEALMKGSLHTDELIAEVVKSDTGLRTERRISHAFVMDVPTYPKTLIISDAAINIYPDLDEKADICRNAIELAQMMGVPEPKVAILSAVETVTSKIQSTVDAAALCKMADRGQIEGGILDGPLAFDNAISRQAADIKGIKSEVAGDADIMIVPDLEAGNMLAKQLTYMARAESAGVVLGARVPIVLTSRSDSLRSKLASCAIVALMVHARKPIKA
- a CDS encoding nodulation protein NodZ, which produces MLTRGRFIISRRNSGFGDNLLAAANAWRYARAAGRSLVILWTDSRYLGDPGENAFPRFFAVPENIGGVRVIVPDRVDALSRLLLRAMFAISPRPDARLFRARMLSALGMDGDGTALKRESERREAEIDAIVKDLSGVKSRVLVTQGCYGPGDELKPFFDAIRLAPRLAGIADDFAEKNFAGRKVTGAHVRYYGPHLPRSAHTPYWSEWAPGIKACIDGINKARGMAGGGEGVVFLSTDSRPIEELLTHSIGGVVTYPKPFGSDFGGELHDELPAETAEASAVEMFLLAKSDVLFRYPPGSWFSHYASLYAGRVLTVLPPARDR
- a CDS encoding DUF433 domain-containing protein, which gives rise to MAKVRKGLNFISSQFGSSHPLADKEFETDGIDLFLREAAVVYNQEGQIILADVIKQYLKRIERDIHGLPIKLYPFSGRGEPDEPRFISIDPRISFGRPMLARKGIPIEIVIERYGAGESIDELTNDYECSQEEIEEALRYRIWKEAA
- a CDS encoding porin, which codes for MINRFNRYVGALALLLVLASPASSSAQSTKQQIEDLKQQIEILQQQNQQQIDALKQQIEQLQAERAADREKVSEVAESQKKDDEAWYNKFLAKYDKGLIFESDDGNYKLRFRINAQAQLSVNDTDEELTSTNFRVRRLQFRFDGNAFRPWFLYYVMFDASSGTILRDAYLTFAYRKEIAPRVGQWKVPFYREELTSSTSLQLVERSIVNEQFTLERDRGFSVQGGLGANNNFSYALGVFNGDGLNGTSVDSNLLYAGRIQLGIGGDDAKFNPNGQFATARAYEAVPNFARSPTFVIGAAASTLPGLNCDRKTPNGLVCQRVAELGFPQSDFTTLTGDINFKVPFFSVEGEYVGRWLSPDTDSQDTAYDQGFNVQSGVFLLPKTVELAGRFSYIDYDTSSGVVPPGVSVSNTSWAVTPGLNYYLSRDHRWKIQADYSFIRNTFTEGAPDIDENIFRAQLQAYF
- a CDS encoding ABC transporter permease, which gives rise to MKRKIILLTVFYLLLIGIWQGVAALKIWPPYLFPSPSGVFDSLLAGFQDNSFTIGILASMKRVLIGYFISVAGGLLIGLAIGRVKVLDETVGTIVLGFQALPSICWLPIALLWFGLSESAIILVVVLGSLFAVTIGVDAGVKNVPPIYLRAARTMGAHGIDLYMKVIIPAALPSIISGLKQGWSFAWRALMAGELLYVSIGLGRLLTMGRELNDISQIIAVMIIIIVIGITVDRLVFTKLENRVRERWGLLNA